The following are encoded in a window of Sphaerisporangium siamense genomic DNA:
- a CDS encoding GPGG-motif small membrane protein, with product MGTLLWIIAVVLVIAGIYVILARRDLLWGIVLIVLGFLVGPGGVSIFHP from the coding sequence ATGGGAACACTACTCTGGATCATCGCCGTCGTACTGGTCATCGCCGGGATTTACGTGATCCTGGCTCGTCGCGATCTCCTCTGGGGGATCGTCCTCATCGTCCTCGGCTTCCTCGTCGGCCCGGGCGGCGTCAGCATTTTTCATCCATAG
- a CDS encoding glycosyltransferase produces MKVAMVSEHASPLAVPGSVDSGGQNVHVAALSRALAALGHEVAVYTRRDDPGLPETVELAPGVSVTHVPAGPPARISKDEILAHVPDLAHWLRRRWMFRPPDVVHSHFWMSGLAALAAARDPGVPVVHTFHALGVVKRRHQGAEDTSPSQRLKAEAVVARGVARVVATCADEAAELAAMDVPRQAVAVVPCGVDCAEFGPAVPAAPRPSGPRLLSIGRLVPRKGVQTIIEALRLIPDAELIVAGGPPAAELDGDPEVTRLRRAASEAGVAGRVRFVGQVSHEKVPALMRSCDVVVCVPWYEPFGMVALEAMACGLPVVASDVGGHRETVADGRTGALVPPRDPRALATAVNTMLADPRLRAAYGRAGARRARARYAWPRIAAATAAVYENVCGNLRENIVAAGVLGAGRKAS; encoded by the coding sequence GTGAAGGTAGCAATGGTGTCCGAGCACGCGAGTCCCCTGGCCGTGCCGGGAAGCGTGGACTCCGGCGGCCAGAACGTCCACGTCGCGGCGCTGTCACGGGCCCTGGCGGCCCTGGGGCACGAGGTCGCCGTCTACACCCGCAGGGACGACCCCGGCCTGCCCGAGACGGTGGAGCTGGCCCCAGGGGTGTCGGTGACGCACGTCCCCGCCGGTCCCCCGGCCAGGATCTCCAAGGACGAGATCCTCGCCCACGTCCCCGATCTCGCGCACTGGCTGCGCCGCCGCTGGATGTTCCGGCCGCCGGACGTCGTGCACAGCCACTTCTGGATGAGCGGGCTCGCCGCGCTGGCCGCGGCCCGCGACCCCGGCGTGCCCGTCGTCCACACCTTTCACGCCCTGGGCGTGGTGAAACGGCGCCACCAGGGGGCCGAGGACACGAGCCCGTCCCAGCGTCTCAAGGCCGAGGCCGTCGTCGCCCGCGGGGTGGCGAGGGTCGTGGCCACCTGCGCCGACGAGGCCGCGGAGCTGGCGGCCATGGACGTGCCGCGGCAGGCGGTCGCCGTCGTGCCGTGCGGCGTGGACTGCGCGGAGTTCGGCCCCGCCGTCCCGGCCGCGCCGCGCCCGAGCGGGCCGCGCCTGCTGTCGATCGGGCGCCTGGTGCCCCGCAAGGGCGTCCAGACCATCATCGAGGCCCTGCGCCTGATCCCGGACGCCGAGCTGATCGTCGCGGGCGGGCCCCCGGCGGCGGAGCTCGACGGCGACCCGGAGGTCACGCGGCTGCGCCGTGCCGCGTCCGAGGCGGGGGTGGCCGGGCGGGTGCGCTTCGTCGGTCAGGTCTCCCACGAGAAGGTGCCGGCGCTCATGCGGTCCTGCGACGTGGTGGTCTGCGTGCCGTGGTACGAGCCGTTCGGCATGGTGGCACTGGAGGCCATGGCCTGCGGGCTGCCCGTGGTGGCCTCGGACGTGGGCGGGCACCGCGAGACGGTGGCCGACGGGCGCACCGGCGCGCTGGTGCCGCCCCGCGACCCGCGGGCGCTGGCCACGGCCGTGAACACCATGCTCGCCGACCCCCGGCTGCGCGCCGCCTACGGCAGGGCGGGCGCGCGGCGGGCCCGCGCCCGCTACGCCTGGCCGAGGATCGCCGCCGCGACCGCCGCCGTGTACGAGAACGTGTGCGGGAACCTGCGGGAGAACATCGTCGCGGCGGGTGTCCTCGGAGCGGGAAGGAAGGCGTCATGA
- the macS gene encoding MacS family sensor histidine kinase encodes MEIERQFWRAIAVYRAASLGHAALLLAGAGGYARPVLGWPVIGLMAVWTAVTTLAYARARSRPLLVADVLVTLGFLLSSPYVQGADAGPAGVMPITGTWIGGPVLAWAVYAGRRAGAVAAIVLAAADLWLRGAPGANPGVPVNGAVLLVLTGVVVGHTARLTKQAEERLQRAAEMEAAGRERDRLARGIHDSVLQVLALVRRRGLEIGGEAAELGRLAGEQEAVLRELVRAEPREPTERVDGAGLADVSALLRRYGSASVTVSAPATPLLLPSARAREVAAAVGAALDNVRLHCGDGARAWVFAEADDGRVTVTVRDDGPGIPAGRLAEAEAEGRLGVAQSIRGRVAGLGGRVAFVSVPGQGTEVEMTIPAPARP; translated from the coding sequence GTGGAGATCGAGCGGCAGTTCTGGCGCGCCATCGCGGTCTACCGCGCCGCCTCCCTCGGCCACGCGGCGCTGCTGCTCGCCGGCGCGGGCGGCTACGCGCGTCCCGTCCTCGGGTGGCCGGTCATCGGCCTGATGGCGGTGTGGACGGCGGTCACCACGCTCGCCTACGCCCGCGCCAGGTCCCGTCCTCTCCTGGTCGCCGACGTGCTCGTCACCCTCGGCTTCCTGCTGTCCTCCCCCTACGTCCAGGGCGCCGACGCGGGACCGGCGGGCGTCATGCCGATCACCGGCACCTGGATCGGCGGCCCCGTGCTGGCCTGGGCGGTGTACGCCGGGCGGCGGGCGGGCGCGGTGGCGGCGATCGTCCTGGCCGCCGCCGACCTGTGGCTGCGCGGCGCGCCGGGCGCGAACCCGGGCGTCCCCGTCAACGGGGCCGTCCTGCTGGTCCTGACCGGGGTCGTGGTGGGCCACACGGCGCGGCTGACCAAGCAGGCCGAGGAACGTCTCCAGCGGGCGGCCGAGATGGAGGCCGCGGGCCGGGAGCGGGACCGGCTGGCCCGGGGCATCCACGACTCGGTCCTGCAGGTGCTCGCCCTGGTGCGCCGCCGCGGGCTGGAGATCGGCGGGGAGGCCGCCGAGCTGGGACGCCTCGCAGGCGAGCAGGAGGCGGTGCTGCGCGAGCTGGTCCGCGCCGAGCCCCGGGAGCCCACGGAGCGGGTGGACGGCGCCGGGCTCGCCGACGTCTCGGCCCTGCTGCGCCGGTACGGGTCGGCGTCGGTCACGGTGTCCGCGCCCGCCACGCCGCTCCTGCTTCCCTCGGCGCGGGCCCGCGAGGTGGCGGCGGCCGTGGGCGCGGCGCTGGACAACGTCCGGCTGCACTGCGGCGACGGGGCGCGGGCGTGGGTGTTCGCCGAGGCCGACGACGGCCGCGTCACCGTGACCGTGCGCGACGATGGCCCCGGCATCCCGGCCGGGCGCCTGGCGGAGGCCGAGGCCGAGGGACGGCTCGGCGTCGCCCAGTCGATCCGCGGCCGGGTGGCCGGGCTGGGCGGGCGGGTCGCGTTCGTCTCGGTGCCCGGCCAGGGCACCGAGGTCGAGATGACCATCCCGGCGCCCGCCCGCCCCTGA
- a CDS encoding RICIN domain-containing protein, whose protein sequence is MPTAGKSSRARRAMRAGLRLVPMGAILASTAIIATPAHAETVSILRSWETGLCLDSNFAGEVYTLACSVPQNNNHQKWRTNYPFGGPTRFQNVATGRCLAGTTDDLGFGYAYTTPCGQGFLGWNINGSQSNVWTVGHSGSGSVLESDRSGHVSIAPIGSGGVYHNWKFGY, encoded by the coding sequence ATGCCTACGGCAGGCAAGTCATCCCGCGCGCGACGTGCGATGCGCGCTGGTCTGCGCCTTGTTCCGATGGGGGCGATTCTCGCATCGACCGCCATCATCGCCACGCCGGCCCACGCGGAAACCGTGTCCATTCTCCGCAGTTGGGAGACGGGGCTGTGTCTGGACAGCAACTTCGCCGGGGAGGTCTACACCCTGGCCTGCAGCGTGCCCCAGAACAACAACCACCAAAAGTGGCGCACGAACTATCCGTTTGGGGGTCCTACCCGGTTCCAGAACGTCGCCACGGGACGGTGCCTGGCAGGCACCACCGACGACCTGGGCTTCGGCTACGCCTACACCACGCCTTGCGGTCAGGGATTCCTGGGATGGAATATCAACGGGTCGCAGTCAAACGTCTGGACAGTGGGCCACAGCGGGTCGGGGTCTGTGCTGGAGAGCGACCGGTCCGGTCACGTCTCCATCGCACCAATCGGCTCTGGAGGTGTGTACCACAACTGGAAGTTCGGCTACTGA
- a CDS encoding metallophosphoesterase family protein, producing MRIRVAAVGDVHLGEDIRGRYRRRLEGIEERADVLLVAGDLTRHGTPDEGRIVAEEFRDLPVPVVTVLGNHDYQSDAEDEIVDVLREAGIQVLQDDSTVITCGDVRLGVVGGKGFCGGFAGKCASEFGEPEMKAFVRHTREIADLWHKALKGLDTDHRVVLSHYSPVKDTLTGEPPEIYPFLGSYLLAEAVDAEGADLFVHGHAHAGVEKGVTPGGVRVRNVALPVLQRAYAVYCLGDESDNC from the coding sequence GTGAGGATCAGAGTGGCCGCCGTCGGCGACGTCCACCTGGGTGAGGACATCCGCGGCAGGTACCGCCGCAGACTGGAGGGTATCGAGGAGCGCGCCGACGTCCTCCTGGTGGCCGGCGACCTGACCCGCCACGGCACGCCGGACGAGGGGCGCATCGTCGCCGAGGAGTTCCGCGACCTTCCCGTGCCGGTCGTCACCGTGCTCGGCAACCACGACTACCAGTCCGACGCCGAGGACGAGATCGTGGACGTGCTGCGCGAGGCGGGCATCCAGGTGCTGCAGGACGACTCCACGGTCATCACCTGCGGGGACGTCCGGCTCGGCGTCGTCGGCGGCAAGGGGTTCTGCGGGGGGTTCGCCGGCAAGTGCGCCAGCGAGTTCGGCGAGCCGGAGATGAAGGCGTTCGTCCGCCACACCCGTGAGATCGCCGACCTGTGGCACAAGGCGCTGAAGGGCCTGGACACCGACCACCGGGTGGTGCTCAGCCACTATTCCCCCGTCAAGGACACGCTGACGGGCGAGCCCCCGGAGATCTACCCGTTCCTCGGCAGCTACTTGCTCGCCGAGGCCGTCGACGCCGAGGGCGCCGACCTGTTCGTCCACGGCCACGCGCACGCCGGGGTGGAGAAGGGCGTGACCCCGGGCGGGGTCCGGGTGCGCAACGTGGCCCTGCCGGTGCTGCAGCGGGCGTACGCGGTGTACTGCCTGGGCGACGAGTCCGACAACTGCTGA
- a CDS encoding glycosyltransferase family 9 protein: MSVALVLRAPGVGELLTAVPALRALHRGGLSVVLAVPGELRDLALLSGAVGGVIPTRGQEAIAWDGRRLDLAVNMRGRDPRSHRAAMDLRPRRLWAFAHPSVPWSKGPQWDEDEHEVARWCRLVTWYGSRADPADLALPVPRARNPWPGSVVVHPGRAGPEGRWPHERFAQVARELAGDGLRVVVTGSRRERPLALLVAAQAGLSPRAVLAGRTTLVELCALVAGARLVVSADTGIAHVATAYATPSVVVFCAGSPARWGPPADRPWHRVLTGHGEPSEVPADQVVTAARELLAASVP, encoded by the coding sequence ATGAGCGTCGCCCTGGTGCTGCGCGCGCCCGGCGTCGGTGAGCTGCTCACCGCCGTCCCGGCCCTGCGGGCGCTGCACCGGGGCGGGCTGAGCGTCGTGCTGGCCGTCCCCGGCGAGCTGCGGGACCTCGCCCTGCTGTCCGGGGCGGTGGGCGGGGTGATCCCCACACGTGGCCAGGAGGCGATCGCCTGGGACGGCAGGCGGCTGGACCTGGCCGTGAACATGCGCGGCCGGGACCCGCGGAGCCATCGCGCGGCGATGGACCTGCGGCCCCGGCGCCTGTGGGCGTTCGCCCACCCCTCGGTGCCCTGGTCGAAGGGGCCGCAGTGGGACGAGGACGAGCACGAGGTCGCCCGCTGGTGCCGGCTGGTCACCTGGTACGGCTCGCGCGCCGACCCGGCCGACCTGGCGCTTCCCGTACCCCGCGCGCGGAACCCGTGGCCGGGCTCCGTGGTCGTCCATCCGGGCCGCGCGGGCCCGGAGGGGCGCTGGCCGCACGAGCGCTTCGCCCAGGTCGCCAGAGAGCTCGCCGGGGACGGGCTGCGGGTCGTCGTCACGGGCAGCCGGCGCGAGCGTCCCCTGGCGCTGCTGGTCGCCGCCCAGGCGGGGCTGTCGCCGCGCGCGGTGCTCGCCGGGCGTACGACGCTCGTCGAGCTGTGCGCCCTGGTGGCGGGGGCCCGCCTGGTGGTCAGCGCGGACACCGGGATCGCGCACGTCGCGACGGCGTACGCCACGCCCTCGGTGGTGGTCTTCTGCGCGGGCTCCCCCGCCCGCTGGGGGCCGCCGGCCGACCGGCCCTGGCACCGGGTCCTGACAGGCCACGGCGAACCCTCGGAGGTGCCGGCGGACCAGGTGGTGACGGCGGCCCGCGAACTGCTCGCCGCCTCCGTGCCGTGA
- a CDS encoding GNAT family N-acetyltransferase, giving the protein MFSDKPTLTGERVALCPVGPEHVDGLWELVSDPETRRLTGSHAPADRGAVARWYASRRAHVDRLDLAICDAEDGAYVGEVVLNELDPENLACNLRIALVGPRAYGKGYGTEALRLTLAHAFEEVGLHRVSLEVFAFNARARRVYEKVGFVREGVLRDALRWDGAWHDAIVMSVLAPDWKAHRGRPPH; this is encoded by the coding sequence ATGTTCAGCGACAAACCCACTCTGACCGGCGAGCGGGTCGCGCTGTGCCCGGTGGGACCCGAGCACGTCGACGGCCTGTGGGAGCTCGTGAGCGACCCCGAGACCCGGCGTCTCACCGGCTCGCACGCGCCGGCCGACCGCGGGGCGGTGGCCCGGTGGTACGCGAGCCGCCGCGCCCACGTCGACCGGCTCGACCTCGCCATCTGCGACGCCGAGGACGGCGCCTACGTCGGCGAGGTCGTACTCAACGAGCTCGACCCGGAGAACCTGGCGTGCAACCTGCGGATCGCCCTGGTCGGCCCGCGCGCCTACGGCAAGGGGTACGGCACCGAGGCCCTCCGCCTCACGCTCGCCCACGCCTTCGAGGAGGTGGGGCTGCACCGGGTGAGCCTTGAGGTCTTCGCGTTCAACGCGCGGGCCCGCCGCGTCTACGAGAAGGTCGGCTTCGTCCGGGAGGGTGTGCTGCGGGACGCGCTCCGCTGGGACGGCGCGTGGCACGACGCGATCGTCATGTCCGTCCTCGCGCCGGACTGGAAGGCCCATCGGGGCCGTCCGCCGCACTGA
- a CDS encoding DUF6458 family protein, whose product MTIAGSIFLIMLGAILTWAVEFDLAGVDINVVGVILMLGGIVGLIFGIWRLNSVRRTAVTRTTPVTPVGTAGPVTPVDTARTTHVYEERRYDDPIV is encoded by the coding sequence ATGACCATCGCCGGAAGCATCTTCCTGATCATGCTCGGCGCCATCCTCACGTGGGCCGTCGAGTTCGACCTCGCCGGGGTCGACATCAACGTCGTCGGTGTGATCCTCATGCTCGGCGGCATCGTGGGACTGATCTTCGGCATCTGGCGCCTGAACAGCGTGCGCCGGACCGCCGTCACGCGCACGACCCCGGTGACCCCTGTCGGCACGGCCGGCCCGGTGACCCCGGTGGACACCGCGCGGACCACCCACGTCTACGAGGAGCGCCGTTACGACGACCCCATCGTCTGA
- a CDS encoding SDR family oxidoreductase, producing MLEGKVVVVTGASGGVGRAVVRILGEKRAKVALIARGETGLAAGATEVGAAGGTAKVFPADVADHRQVEAAADAVEEQLGPIDVWINVAFSSVFAPFDEVEPEEYERTTAVTYLGYVWGTRAALRRMRPRNKGVIVQTGSALAYRGIPLQSAYCGAKHAIKGFTESVRTELLHAHSDVKITMVQLPAVNTPQFDWVLSRLGRHPQPVPPIFQPEVAARAIVYAAEHPSRREYWVGGSTAATIIGERIAPGLIDRYLGKTGVNSQQTDEKQPTGVANLWEPADEDRDYGAHGSFDRRSKDRSLQVWLSQNRTRLAAALLTTATAALALRATRRR from the coding sequence ATGCTGGAAGGAAAGGTCGTCGTGGTGACCGGCGCCAGCGGTGGCGTCGGCCGGGCGGTCGTCAGGATCCTCGGCGAGAAACGCGCCAAGGTCGCGCTCATCGCCCGGGGCGAGACCGGCCTGGCCGCCGGCGCCACCGAGGTCGGCGCGGCCGGCGGCACGGCCAAGGTCTTTCCCGCCGACGTCGCCGACCATCGGCAGGTCGAGGCCGCCGCCGACGCCGTCGAGGAGCAGCTCGGCCCCATCGACGTGTGGATCAACGTCGCGTTCTCCTCCGTGTTCGCCCCGTTCGACGAGGTCGAGCCGGAGGAGTACGAGCGGACCACCGCCGTGACCTACCTCGGCTACGTCTGGGGCACCCGGGCCGCGCTGCGGCGGATGCGGCCCCGGAACAAGGGCGTCATCGTGCAGACCGGCTCCGCCCTCGCCTACCGCGGCATTCCCCTGCAGTCGGCGTACTGCGGGGCCAAGCACGCGATCAAGGGCTTCACCGAGTCGGTCCGCACCGAACTGCTGCACGCCCACAGCGACGTGAAGATCACCATGGTGCAGCTTCCCGCGGTCAACACGCCGCAGTTCGACTGGGTGCTGTCCCGGCTGGGCCGCCACCCGCAGCCCGTGCCGCCGATCTTCCAGCCGGAGGTCGCCGCGCGGGCCATCGTGTACGCGGCCGAGCATCCGTCGCGGCGCGAGTACTGGGTGGGCGGCAGCACGGCCGCCACGATCATCGGTGAGCGGATCGCGCCCGGACTGATCGACCGCTACCTGGGCAAGACGGGCGTCAACTCGCAGCAGACCGACGAGAAGCAGCCGACCGGCGTGGCCAACCTCTGGGAGCCCGCCGACGAGGACCGCGACTACGGCGCCCACGGCAGCTTCGACCGGCGCTCCAAGGACCGCAGCCTCCAGGTCTGGCTCTCCCAGAACCGCACCCGCCTGGCCGCCGCCCTGCTCACCACGGCCACCGCCGCCCTCGCCCTCCGCGCCACCCGCAGACGCTGA
- a CDS encoding BON domain-containing protein, giving the protein MSHEAPHHVEDHVASHHDAPHYVAARVQRALAEDERTYELGIRVDIRGDQLFLRGQVEGAERRAQVAAVAAENAPWLTVRNEVTVVEVREPGEEETL; this is encoded by the coding sequence ATGTCCCACGAGGCACCACACCACGTGGAGGATCACGTCGCCTCGCACCACGACGCTCCCCACTACGTCGCCGCGCGCGTGCAACGGGCTCTCGCGGAGGACGAGCGCACCTACGAGCTGGGCATCCGGGTGGACATCCGGGGCGATCAGCTCTTCCTGCGCGGCCAGGTGGAGGGCGCCGAGCGCCGTGCGCAGGTGGCGGCGGTCGCCGCGGAGAACGCGCCATGGCTCACGGTCCGCAACGAGGTGACCGTGGTCGAGGTCAGGGAGCCGGGAGAGGAGGAGACCCTGTGA
- a CDS encoding AzlD domain-containing protein — protein sequence MIWYAVIAAAVGCYLFKLAGLSVPERILSDPRTRLIAALLPVGLLAALIATQTFVSADHRLTLDPRAAGLGVAVIAILLRAPFLIVVGAAVATTALLRLVL from the coding sequence ATGATCTGGTACGCCGTGATCGCCGCCGCCGTGGGCTGCTACCTGTTCAAGCTGGCCGGGCTGTCGGTGCCCGAGCGGATCCTGAGCGACCCCCGCACGCGGCTGATCGCCGCGCTGCTCCCGGTGGGCCTGCTGGCCGCGCTGATCGCCACCCAGACGTTCGTCTCCGCCGACCACCGTCTCACGCTGGACCCGCGCGCCGCGGGCCTCGGCGTGGCTGTGATCGCGATCCTGCTCCGGGCGCCGTTCCTGATCGTCGTCGGGGCGGCGGTCGCCACCACGGCGCTGCTCCGCCTGGTGCTGTGA
- a CDS encoding DUF4235 domain-containing protein, with amino-acid sequence MKKLAYRSVGALSGMLGGYISGVVFKQVWKVAAGKGDAPQATSSQYGWSEVLVAAAIQGAIFGVVKAAIDRATAEGIHNATGTWPGD; translated from the coding sequence GTGAAGAAGCTCGCCTACAGGTCCGTCGGTGCGCTGTCCGGCATGCTGGGCGGCTACATCTCCGGCGTGGTCTTCAAGCAGGTGTGGAAGGTGGCCGCGGGCAAGGGCGACGCGCCCCAGGCCACCTCCTCGCAGTACGGCTGGAGCGAGGTCCTGGTCGCGGCGGCGATCCAGGGCGCCATCTTCGGCGTCGTCAAGGCCGCCATCGACCGCGCCACCGCCGAGGGCATCCACAACGCCACCGGCACCTGGCCTGGCGACTGA
- a CDS encoding DUF2235 domain-containing protein: MARNIVLCFDGTGLQLTARGSSNVVLLYEMLDLGDPARQIAYYDPGVGTIAAPGAWTPLARRLSRLFGLAFGVGLKDNLAEAYTYLMRHYEPGDRVFLFGFSRGAYTARALAGLLKAAGLLRPGAENLVPYAVRVYTKNRTWSPDDWAQLHRFARAFSEPVDGRYGIPVTYMGLWDSVKAAGVLRWDMRWLYTRQIPNVRRVRHAVSIDEWRGPFAEYLITTPPECESRVPRVVEEAWFAGVHSDVGGTFEDDAALSTIALKWIVDGAVDSGLLVKPRVYVKTLTLTRADALGKIHRLGWAWTLLTYRRRRVPPRARVHDSVRARTACDSGYARRVPPDVVWVDDDWLTVRATIPG; encoded by the coding sequence GTGGCACGGAACATAGTCCTCTGCTTCGACGGGACGGGTCTTCAGCTCACCGCACGAGGGAGCAGCAACGTCGTCCTGCTCTACGAGATGCTCGACCTCGGCGATCCCGCGCGGCAGATCGCCTACTACGACCCCGGCGTCGGCACCATCGCCGCCCCCGGCGCGTGGACTCCCCTGGCGCGCAGGCTCTCGCGGCTGTTCGGGCTGGCGTTCGGGGTGGGGCTGAAGGACAACCTCGCCGAGGCGTACACCTACCTCATGCGGCACTACGAGCCGGGTGACCGCGTCTTCCTGTTCGGCTTCAGCCGGGGGGCGTACACCGCCCGCGCGCTCGCCGGCCTGCTCAAGGCCGCGGGCCTGCTGCGCCCCGGCGCCGAGAACCTGGTGCCGTACGCCGTGCGGGTCTACACCAAGAACCGGACGTGGTCCCCGGACGACTGGGCCCAGCTCCACCGCTTCGCCCGGGCGTTCAGCGAGCCGGTGGACGGCCGCTACGGCATCCCCGTCACGTACATGGGCCTGTGGGACTCGGTCAAGGCGGCGGGCGTCCTGCGGTGGGACATGCGCTGGCTCTACACCCGGCAGATCCCGAACGTCCGCAGGGTGCGGCACGCGGTCTCGATCGACGAGTGGCGCGGGCCCTTCGCCGAGTATCTGATCACCACGCCGCCGGAGTGCGAGAGCCGTGTCCCCCGCGTCGTGGAGGAGGCGTGGTTCGCCGGCGTCCACTCGGACGTGGGGGGAACGTTCGAGGACGACGCCGCGCTCTCGACGATCGCGCTGAAATGGATCGTGGACGGCGCGGTGGACTCGGGGCTGCTGGTCAAGCCGAGGGTCTACGTCAAGACGCTGACGCTCACCCGCGCCGACGCGCTGGGGAAGATCCACCGGCTGGGCTGGGCCTGGACCCTGCTCACCTACCGGCGCAGGCGGGTGCCGCCGCGCGCCCGGGTCCACGACAGCGTGCGCGCCAGGACGGCGTGCGACTCCGGGTACGCGCGGCGCGTCCCGCCGGACGTGGTGTGGGTCGACGACGACTGGCTCACGGTCCGCGCGACGATCCCGGGCTGA
- a CDS encoding AzlC family ABC transporter permease — MLRDAAGIALTSGAYAVSCGAICTAAGLTVPQTMALSLLMFTGASQFAIAGVIGSGGAPLAGAVVAVLLGGRNALYGLRLASLLRVRGARKALAAHLVIDETTAMAVVREDERAGRLGFWATGFALFVMWGLGNLLGALGAQVLPEPEVLGMDVAAPAAFLALLAPRMRGGTPWAAAVLASGTALIATPLLPAGVPVLLAGAAVAVLALFLRRAAAPSAEESR, encoded by the coding sequence ATCCTCCGCGACGCCGCCGGGATCGCCCTGACCAGCGGGGCCTACGCCGTCTCCTGCGGCGCGATCTGCACGGCCGCCGGGCTCACCGTCCCGCAGACCATGGCGCTGTCCCTGCTGATGTTCACCGGCGCGTCGCAGTTCGCCATCGCGGGTGTGATCGGCTCCGGCGGCGCCCCGCTCGCCGGGGCCGTCGTCGCCGTGCTGCTCGGCGGGCGCAACGCCCTGTACGGCCTGCGCCTCGCGTCCCTGCTGCGGGTCAGGGGGGCGCGCAAGGCGCTGGCCGCGCACCTGGTGATCGACGAGACCACCGCGATGGCCGTCGTCCGCGAGGACGAGCGGGCCGGGCGGCTCGGCTTCTGGGCGACCGGCTTCGCCCTGTTCGTCATGTGGGGGCTCGGGAACCTGCTCGGCGCGCTCGGCGCCCAGGTGCTGCCCGAGCCGGAGGTGCTCGGCATGGACGTCGCCGCGCCCGCCGCCTTCCTGGCCCTGCTGGCCCCGCGCATGCGCGGCGGGACCCCGTGGGCGGCGGCGGTGCTGGCGTCGGGGACGGCGCTGATCGCCACGCCGCTGCTGCCCGCCGGCGTCCCCGTTCTCCTCGCGGGCGCCGCCGTGGCCGTGCTCGCCCTGTTCCTGCGGCGCGCCGCCGCGCCGTCCGCCGAGGAGAGCCGATGA
- a CDS encoding response regulator, with product MVVDDHPMWRDAVARDLGEAGYEVVAATGEGRQALRVAAAVRPDVVVLDLRLPDLPGVEVARGLATCAPPPRVLVLSASGEQEDVLEAVKAGASGYLLKSASRQDFLEAVARTAEGEPVFTPGLAGLVLGEYRRLAARPGADDGGPRLTERETEVLRLVAKGLSYKQIAERLVLSHRTVQNHVQNVLSKLQLHNRVELVRYAIERGLDEG from the coding sequence ATGGTGGTGGACGACCACCCGATGTGGCGCGACGCGGTCGCCCGCGACCTCGGCGAGGCCGGGTACGAGGTGGTGGCGGCCACCGGCGAAGGGCGTCAGGCGCTGCGCGTCGCCGCCGCCGTACGCCCCGACGTGGTCGTCCTCGACCTGCGGCTGCCCGACCTGCCAGGGGTCGAGGTCGCCAGGGGGCTGGCCACCTGCGCGCCTCCCCCGCGCGTGCTGGTGCTGTCGGCGAGCGGCGAGCAGGAGGACGTCCTGGAGGCGGTCAAGGCCGGCGCCTCGGGGTACCTGCTCAAGTCGGCGAGCAGGCAGGACTTCCTGGAGGCCGTCGCGCGCACCGCCGAGGGCGAGCCGGTCTTCACGCCCGGCCTGGCGGGGCTGGTGCTCGGCGAGTACCGGCGCCTGGCCGCCCGGCCGGGCGCGGACGACGGCGGCCCGCGCCTGACCGAGCGCGAGACCGAGGTGCTGCGCCTGGTGGCCAAGGGCCTGTCGTACAAGCAGATCGCCGAGCGGCTCGTCCTGTCGCACCGCACCGTGCAGAACCACGTCCAGAACGTGCTGAGCAAGCTCCAGCTCCACAACCGCGTCGAGCTGGTCAGGTACGCCATCGAGCGGGGCCTGGACGAGGGCTGA
- a CDS encoding ChaB family protein gives MPGKQELPSTLERSPKKAQETWIKAHDSAVKTYGEGQRAHRTAFAALKHSFEKVGDHWEPKGRKGPSDAQAARSTPEPGHTAEGVDANASKQHLYKVAARLGVEGRSKMSKDQLVEAIKKANRRATAKAR, from the coding sequence ATGCCCGGAAAGCAGGAACTCCCGTCCACGCTCGAGCGGTCGCCCAAGAAGGCGCAGGAGACGTGGATCAAGGCCCACGACTCGGCCGTGAAGACCTACGGCGAGGGGCAGCGCGCGCACAGGACCGCCTTCGCCGCGCTGAAGCACTCGTTCGAGAAGGTCGGCGACCACTGGGAGCCGAAGGGCCGGAAGGGCCCCTCGGACGCCCAGGCCGCGCGCAGCACGCCGGAACCCGGGCACACCGCCGAGGGCGTGGACGCCAACGCCAGCAAGCAGCACCTCTACAAGGTCGCGGCCAGGCTCGGCGTCGAAGGCCGCTCCAAGATGAGCAAGGACCAGCTCGTCGAGGCCATCAAGAAGGCCAACCGCAGGGCCACCGCCAAGGCGCGCTGA